In Burkholderia sp. WP9, a genomic segment contains:
- a CDS encoding restriction endonuclease subunit S, protein MSLSRYREYKDSGHEWLAEVPQHWNVKRVKRLVSSIEQGWSPQCENWAVDGEDEWGVLKVGCVNGGVFNPLENKKLPSELTAIPELGIAQGDLLISRANTRELVGSAAVATKDYRNLLLCDKLYRLRLQSEQCTPHFLSCYLGIEEVRGQIELAATGASSSMLNIGQSVILELPVPLPPFKEQLAIAAFLDRETSMIDTLISEQEKLLTLLAEKRQAVISHAVARGLNPDAPKKDSGVAWLGDVPVHWEVVGLTKYLESVVDYRGRTPTKVDEGVFLVTAKNIRDGVIDYESSKEYIGTAEYDEVMRRGLPKVGDVLFTTEAPLGQVALVDREDIALAQRVIKFRGESTHLDNRFLKFWIMGDACQFNLAQLATGSTALGIKGSKIGQVRLCLPPLDEQAAIVGHIERNVVELDALKTEAERAVELLKERRSALISAAVTGKIDVRGQSLALEAAA, encoded by the coding sequence ATGAGCTTGTCACGCTATCGAGAATACAAGGACAGCGGCCACGAGTGGCTCGCAGAGGTGCCGCAGCATTGGAATGTGAAGCGTGTTAAGAGGCTAGTTAGCTCAATCGAACAGGGCTGGAGCCCACAGTGCGAGAATTGGGCGGTTGATGGCGAAGATGAGTGGGGCGTTCTTAAAGTCGGCTGCGTGAACGGTGGAGTGTTCAACCCGCTCGAGAACAAGAAACTGCCTTCCGAGCTAACGGCAATCCCCGAACTCGGTATTGCGCAAGGGGATTTGCTAATTTCTCGCGCCAACACGCGGGAGCTGGTTGGTAGCGCGGCCGTGGCCACGAAGGACTATAGAAATCTTTTGCTATGTGACAAGCTGTATCGGCTTCGTTTGCAGAGCGAGCAATGCACGCCGCATTTCTTGTCCTGCTACCTCGGCATCGAAGAAGTCAGGGGGCAAATCGAATTAGCGGCTACTGGCGCAAGCAGCTCGATGCTCAATATCGGACAATCCGTAATTCTCGAGCTACCCGTACCTCTGCCACCTTTCAAAGAGCAATTGGCCATCGCTGCTTTCCTCGACCGCGAAACCAGCATGATTGATACTCTGATTTCAGAGCAGGAAAAGCTCCTCACCCTGCTGGCAGAAAAGCGGCAAGCCGTCATCTCGCACGCGGTGGCCCGAGGCCTCAATCCGGACGCGCCAAAGAAGGATTCGGGTGTGGCATGGCTAGGCGACGTACCGGTGCATTGGGAGGTCGTCGGTCTCACGAAGTATCTTGAATCCGTTGTGGATTACCGGGGCCGCACTCCCACCAAGGTTGATGAGGGCGTTTTTTTGGTTACGGCCAAAAACATTCGAGACGGCGTCATTGATTACGAGTCGTCGAAAGAGTACATCGGGACTGCAGAATACGACGAAGTCATGAGACGAGGTCTCCCCAAAGTCGGGGACGTGCTATTTACGACCGAGGCGCCCCTCGGACAAGTTGCGTTGGTGGACCGCGAAGATATCGCTTTGGCTCAGCGTGTCATAAAGTTCAGAGGAGAGAGCACTCATCTAGACAATCGTTTTCTCAAATTCTGGATTATGGGAGACGCTTGCCAGTTCAATCTAGCGCAGCTGGCGACAGGCTCTACCGCGTTAGGTATCAAAGGCAGCAAAATCGGGCAGGTTCGATTGTGCTTGCCGCCGCTTGATGAGCAAGCGGCAATTGTGGGCCATATCGAGCGGAATGTTGTTGAGCTTGATGCCCTGAAAACCGAAGCGGAACGCGCTGTAGAACTGCTGAAGGAGCGGCGTAGCGCCCTTATTTCCGCTGCCGTCACTGGCAAAATCGACGTGCGCGGGCAGTCTCTTGCGCTGGAAGCCGCAGCATGA
- a CDS encoding type I restriction enzyme HsdR N-terminal domain-containing protein: protein MTPGTELIWNCPPAIADAANEATVEVKLIAPLLDALGYGGDDIAAKHPIRFQDGRAVTIKYADFVIFDGPSRDEGDALLVIEAKRPGERMEPARRQAESYALRLHALVHVVTDGRTLEVWQYRRTGKSELVVNCRVCDLPAHRAEIEASLGRESLKAYRAQIREPNLRDVAWDLSAYENAELSRLAAGEALVNRTLLRTEFPSADSKPISADEYVALEPLTVIYAPSGMGKSFSLLRMFQQALVRRRLLMERPIPVAISLPDAAASHGDIRKFAYDRIVAHCPQFTPSMFGEILRTNGLNLHCDAFDRVPDSRRPHIETELSLLLRDSPRTRLTVFSRRGTAPQLKADTYYLQPLDLGQQKELERVIRCAKSPLDGDGLAVVPSLLPDFFKRIAGSPLIFARLVEFYAENGKLPTDLAELFRFWLGEALRRREHKPTTYAALESALTAISLRTWDGAATVSEISEALSERGLPLEFLDRLVELGAIIESDGRFEVEHEALADYLRAKATVEAVHIDPDTVIHASRLNSDAFFPVLLSALTTDTDAQRKVLTQLTSLGLEGYLNAVRFRGKAAKGHNSLSTADVEANMATEVVDGFMAPARRFFPGLLADLIATATGVRATTVHAAVKLSDKGTAVRFSLFGGDAEETGEDPYRESRLGRQDFAPMGREIGLEALHGSLDKLISDSHLRGGPVWHEERLLSRLRLLLVGRAAVESSLHISQQLAFWEKYRGETYVCSIRGVLCEVSVDEILVDLDVLATAGVSEATVWWNSGGDDQWWTRDWDERDETLQQYYTRADAAYAELIALNFSEVANDLATYTLLPRSWEVYFQPKSTGRRPWITALWHPVADEADVAVRVVRGTPAEGLTDIKAGWFDETAAKLNSLGRRFRDVAYGTGIPPSFSGRTLTGGYDGKTAALRTACQRLRHEFQSHFYQVTGRSLPIGSEE from the coding sequence TTGACGCCAGGTACCGAACTCATCTGGAACTGCCCTCCGGCCATCGCTGATGCGGCAAACGAAGCGACGGTCGAAGTCAAGCTCATCGCGCCCTTGCTCGATGCGTTGGGCTATGGCGGCGACGACATAGCAGCGAAGCACCCCATCAGGTTTCAGGACGGCCGTGCCGTCACAATCAAATATGCGGACTTCGTTATATTCGATGGCCCGTCGCGGGATGAGGGTGACGCTCTCCTTGTGATAGAGGCCAAACGGCCTGGCGAACGGATGGAGCCGGCCCGACGCCAAGCGGAGTCATACGCGCTTAGACTGCACGCTCTCGTGCACGTTGTCACGGACGGTCGCACGCTTGAGGTCTGGCAGTATCGTCGCACAGGTAAATCCGAGCTCGTTGTCAACTGTCGAGTCTGCGACCTACCCGCTCATCGAGCCGAAATCGAAGCGAGTCTCGGTCGGGAAAGCCTTAAGGCGTATCGCGCGCAGATTCGCGAGCCGAACCTGCGCGACGTCGCGTGGGACCTGTCAGCATATGAAAACGCCGAACTTTCGAGACTGGCGGCCGGCGAAGCGCTGGTAAATCGGACGCTTCTTCGCACAGAATTTCCCTCTGCTGACTCGAAACCGATTTCTGCCGACGAGTACGTGGCGCTTGAGCCGCTAACCGTGATTTACGCCCCGTCAGGCATGGGTAAATCGTTTTCTTTGTTGCGGATGTTTCAGCAGGCATTGGTGCGCCGACGCCTTCTGATGGAGCGCCCCATTCCCGTGGCAATTTCGCTTCCTGACGCTGCGGCGTCTCACGGCGACATCAGAAAGTTCGCGTACGACAGGATAGTTGCGCACTGTCCGCAATTCACGCCGTCCATGTTCGGCGAGATATTGCGCACAAATGGGTTGAACTTGCATTGTGATGCGTTCGACCGCGTTCCGGACTCCCGGCGGCCGCATATAGAGACCGAACTGAGCCTCTTGCTCAGAGATTCACCCCGCACGAGATTGACCGTGTTTTCGCGTCGGGGCACAGCTCCCCAACTCAAAGCCGATACATACTATCTGCAACCACTAGACCTTGGGCAACAGAAGGAACTGGAAAGGGTCATCCGGTGCGCGAAATCGCCATTGGATGGCGACGGGCTCGCGGTTGTCCCATCGTTGTTGCCCGACTTTTTCAAGAGGATAGCGGGTAGCCCTCTCATCTTTGCTCGACTGGTTGAGTTTTATGCCGAGAATGGCAAGCTGCCGACCGATTTGGCCGAGCTGTTTCGATTCTGGCTGGGAGAAGCACTTCGCCGCCGTGAGCACAAGCCCACGACATACGCCGCTCTCGAAAGCGCTTTGACAGCCATCTCGCTTCGGACGTGGGACGGCGCGGCCACTGTATCGGAAATTTCCGAGGCCCTGAGCGAGAGGGGCCTCCCTCTTGAGTTTCTCGACAGGCTTGTTGAGCTAGGGGCAATCATTGAAAGCGACGGCCGTTTTGAAGTCGAGCACGAGGCACTGGCCGATTATCTGCGTGCGAAGGCGACCGTCGAAGCCGTCCACATAGACCCGGACACAGTCATTCACGCGAGTCGACTTAACAGCGACGCCTTCTTCCCCGTTCTTCTTTCCGCACTGACGACAGATACTGATGCGCAGCGCAAGGTGCTCACTCAACTCACATCTCTCGGACTCGAAGGCTATCTCAACGCAGTCCGCTTCCGGGGGAAGGCGGCGAAAGGTCACAACTCCCTGTCGACAGCGGATGTTGAAGCGAATATGGCTACGGAGGTCGTCGATGGCTTCATGGCGCCGGCGCGACGGTTTTTCCCCGGCTTACTTGCGGATTTGATAGCGACCGCCACAGGCGTCCGCGCGACAACCGTCCATGCGGCCGTGAAGCTCTCTGATAAAGGTACGGCTGTCCGATTTTCACTCTTCGGCGGGGACGCTGAAGAGACGGGCGAGGACCCGTACCGCGAATCCCGTCTCGGCAGGCAAGACTTCGCCCCAATGGGCCGTGAAATTGGACTGGAAGCGCTGCACGGCTCGCTGGACAAGCTCATATCGGACTCCCACCTGCGCGGCGGTCCAGTTTGGCATGAAGAGCGGCTGTTGAGCCGCTTACGTCTCCTCCTCGTGGGACGGGCTGCCGTGGAGTCTTCCCTCCATATCAGCCAGCAACTGGCATTCTGGGAAAAATATCGAGGGGAAACCTATGTTTGCTCAATACGCGGCGTACTTTGTGAGGTCTCAGTTGACGAGATTCTCGTCGACCTCGACGTATTGGCAACAGCAGGCGTTAGCGAGGCGACGGTCTGGTGGAACTCTGGCGGCGACGACCAATGGTGGACTCGGGACTGGGACGAACGCGACGAGACGTTGCAGCAGTACTATACGCGGGCCGACGCGGCATACGCCGAGCTTATCGCTTTGAACTTCAGTGAAGTCGCGAACGACTTGGCCACGTACACTCTGTTGCCCCGTTCGTGGGAGGTCTATTTCCAGCCGAAGAGCACCGGCCGCCGACCATGGATTACAGCGCTATGGCACCCGGTCGCCGACGAGGCCGATGTTGCCGTTCGTGTCGTCAGAGGCACGCCGGCCGAAGGACTAACCGACATCAAGGCAGGGTGGTTTGACGAGACCGCCGCCAAACTGAATTCGCTTGGGCGACGATTCCGAGACGTCGCATATGGCACGGGAATTCCACCGTCATTCTCGGGGCGCACGCTGACGGGAGGTTACGACGGCAAGACGGCCGCTCTCAGAACCGCTTGCCAGCGGTTGCGGCATGAATTCCAAAGTCACTTTTATCAGGTCACAGGCAGGTCGCTACCCATCGGGTCTGAAGAGTAA
- a CDS encoding class I SAM-dependent DNA methyltransferase → MNHQALSSFIWSVADLLRGDYKQSEYGRVILPFTVLRRLDCVLEPTKAAVLAEFDAKTKAGLNPDPFLTRKAGQSFYNTSPLDLVKLLGDQDHIRQNLYTYIQAFSPAARDIFERFDFYTQVERLAKANLLYLVTEKFANIDLHPSAVDNTQMGLVFEELIRKFAEISNETAGEHFTPREVIRLMVNLLFIEDDDVLTPGNAVVRTIYDPTAGTGGMLSVAGEFLLDHNPAARLTMFGQELNDESYAICKADMLIKDQDVTNIVAGNTLSDDGHSGRKFDYMLSNPPFGVEWKKVEKAVRKEHEEKGFDGRFGPGLPRVSDGSMLFLMHLLSKMRPAQEGGSRFGIVLNGSPLFTGGAGSGESEIRRYVLENDLVEAIIGLPTDMFYNTGIATYVWILSNKKPQNRKGYVQLIDASSFWQKMRKSLGSKRKEMSEEHIATVTRLFGDFVEAELATVVDVEGKELSRWVMLGGGRAPEVPAGGKLKSTPISRVFRNEDFGFTTITIERPLRDGNGKVMLGLKGKQKGQPQPDSALRDAENVPLSEDIAAYFKREVLPHAPDAWIDDEKSKIGYEIPFNRHFYVFEPPRDLHTIDEELKAVSANIMRMLEELAE, encoded by the coding sequence ATGAACCATCAGGCCTTGTCTTCTTTCATCTGGTCCGTAGCTGACTTGCTACGTGGCGATTACAAGCAATCGGAGTACGGACGCGTCATCCTGCCATTTACCGTACTGCGACGTCTCGATTGCGTGCTTGAGCCGACGAAGGCGGCAGTACTAGCTGAATTTGACGCAAAGACGAAGGCAGGGCTGAACCCGGACCCATTCCTCACGCGCAAAGCCGGACAGTCGTTCTACAATACCTCACCGCTCGACCTCGTGAAGCTGCTGGGTGACCAGGACCATATCCGGCAGAACCTGTATACATACATCCAAGCATTTTCGCCCGCCGCGCGAGACATCTTTGAACGTTTCGACTTTTACACCCAGGTGGAACGACTGGCAAAAGCCAACCTGCTATACCTGGTCACGGAGAAGTTTGCAAACATCGACTTGCACCCTTCGGCCGTAGATAACACGCAGATGGGTTTAGTGTTCGAGGAACTCATCCGGAAGTTTGCGGAAATCTCGAACGAGACGGCCGGGGAGCATTTTACCCCGCGTGAGGTCATCCGTTTAATGGTGAACCTGCTGTTCATCGAGGACGACGATGTGCTTACGCCTGGTAACGCCGTCGTGCGCACAATCTACGACCCGACCGCAGGGACTGGCGGCATGCTGTCGGTAGCAGGCGAATTTCTGCTCGACCACAATCCGGCAGCCCGTTTGACGATGTTTGGCCAAGAATTGAACGATGAGTCGTATGCCATCTGCAAGGCGGACATGCTCATCAAGGACCAGGACGTCACGAACATCGTTGCCGGCAATACTCTGTCGGACGACGGTCACAGCGGACGCAAGTTCGACTACATGCTCTCGAATCCGCCGTTCGGCGTGGAGTGGAAAAAGGTCGAAAAGGCGGTGCGCAAGGAGCATGAAGAGAAGGGCTTTGATGGCCGCTTCGGCCCTGGGTTGCCCCGTGTGTCTGACGGCTCGATGTTATTCCTGATGCATCTGCTCTCGAAGATGCGCCCCGCGCAGGAAGGCGGCAGCCGCTTCGGCATCGTGCTGAACGGCTCGCCGCTCTTTACCGGTGGTGCTGGCTCTGGCGAGTCCGAAATCCGTCGCTACGTGCTGGAGAACGACCTGGTGGAGGCCATCATCGGCCTGCCGACCGACATGTTCTACAACACCGGCATCGCGACGTACGTGTGGATTCTGTCGAACAAAAAGCCGCAGAACCGCAAGGGTTACGTGCAGCTTATCGACGCGTCCAGCTTCTGGCAGAAGATGCGCAAAAGCTTGGGCAGCAAGCGCAAAGAGATGTCCGAAGAGCATATTGCGACTGTTACCCGGCTCTTCGGAGATTTCGTCGAGGCTGAACTGGCTACCGTCGTGGATGTCGAGGGCAAAGAGCTTTCCCGGTGGGTCATGCTTGGTGGCGGGCGGGCGCCGGAAGTGCCTGCTGGCGGCAAGTTGAAGTCGACACCAATTTCGCGAGTATTCAGGAACGAAGACTTTGGCTTCACGACGATTACTATTGAGCGGCCGCTACGGGACGGGAATGGTAAGGTCATGCTCGGCCTGAAGGGAAAACAGAAAGGCCAGCCACAACCGGATAGTGCGTTGCGCGACGCCGAGAACGTACCGCTTTCCGAAGACATCGCCGCTTACTTCAAACGGGAAGTGCTGCCTCATGCGCCCGACGCGTGGATTGATGACGAAAAGAGCAAGATAGGCTACGAGATTCCCTTCAACCGACATTTCTACGTGTTCGAGCCACCGCGCGACTTGCACACGATTGACGAAGAATTGAAGGCGGTGTCGGCCAATATCATGAGGATGCTTGAGGAACTGGCGGAATGA
- a CDS encoding SEC-C domain-containing protein yields MARRNRKQPRNGSAHNVVRVGPRIDLAPAVERSRLKLEKLAEKIKSNVLRNDPKQLLGYLWSRLLLVAVKGDANDATRTTQIEILQMALEYLHAVLSCFTPEDEQAPTFSEKSGIELVALCEQMHKAAKYYALVSTPQRGDGEFGPETSRVEIFAKANWVTLRGHRYQVLEGEFFRFVLAPHGEALHRAYGIGANEVAAGIQQIAHSMMQGHDEAFAVLREGQSRLSALVEQGVEEEQAARILRAEDPGIFERGQAAIVDMFRGGICNLSRKTSLPEALLVDLAFERGGNGEFFAPGDFCGTPYRTLPARVRPAVKLDDGYYATDVAFIRDSAYRAIQWGLRERLPDYRQAWNTNQQRMSEDAFELICSSQLRGAQVFKEVYYQHPETGRWVENDVLVLIDDVLIQLEAKAGAMPMHNPATNFTNHVRGVKQLVTAAYEQSKRFFEYAASAERVPLFRLNEGNYEEVLRLRLADYRVCIPVGLTVESFAPFSTMCKELPGIDPILGKHPFVSLSIDDLFVVTKVLPGAGEFFHYLSVRQQAAGIRRAMVFDELDHLGFYIKKNRFDWDLIELKRGGDELLTTGYSDVIDRYFVDDSWADRPRPRQDGPQEFWSLCQALDEARKPGWLAAQACLLDFDGDMRTLVASKVAELSASLQRNAERWTMFDVNSEPVVLWLRREDADANLEKLAHEAEAFALMQSLPVKAFVLTYDVALSLVDAYLQVVDFPEVGSQRYAAAEARAAELRQRAQNLKPVPNHPPRLPGRNDHCWCGSGVKYKKCHLEEDKRHQVL; encoded by the coding sequence ATGGCCAGACGAAACAGGAAGCAGCCGCGCAATGGGAGCGCACATAATGTCGTTCGTGTGGGGCCTCGGATTGACCTGGCGCCCGCCGTCGAGCGCTCGCGCCTCAAGCTCGAAAAGCTTGCGGAGAAGATTAAGAGCAACGTGCTTCGAAATGACCCGAAGCAGCTTCTTGGCTATCTGTGGTCGCGACTCCTTCTTGTGGCCGTGAAAGGTGACGCAAATGATGCAACCCGGACAACGCAGATAGAGATTCTCCAGATGGCCTTGGAGTACCTTCACGCCGTGCTGTCGTGCTTCACTCCAGAAGACGAACAGGCGCCCACGTTCAGTGAGAAAAGCGGCATTGAGCTCGTCGCGCTTTGTGAGCAGATGCACAAGGCCGCCAAGTACTACGCGCTGGTCAGCACCCCGCAACGTGGCGATGGCGAATTCGGACCCGAGACGTCGCGGGTCGAGATATTCGCCAAAGCGAACTGGGTTACGCTGCGCGGGCACCGTTATCAAGTGCTCGAAGGGGAGTTTTTTCGCTTCGTGCTCGCACCACATGGGGAGGCTTTGCATCGCGCATATGGGATAGGAGCGAACGAGGTCGCCGCCGGCATCCAGCAGATTGCGCATTCGATGATGCAAGGGCACGACGAAGCGTTTGCTGTGCTGCGGGAGGGCCAGAGCAGGCTTTCCGCACTCGTCGAACAGGGCGTCGAGGAAGAACAGGCAGCCCGGATTTTGCGCGCTGAGGACCCGGGCATATTTGAGCGTGGCCAGGCGGCGATAGTCGATATGTTCCGTGGCGGAATTTGTAACCTTTCGCGTAAAACGAGTCTCCCTGAAGCGCTGCTCGTGGACCTTGCTTTCGAAAGAGGGGGCAACGGGGAGTTTTTTGCACCGGGTGATTTCTGCGGGACTCCCTATCGAACATTGCCGGCGCGCGTGCGACCAGCCGTGAAGCTAGATGATGGCTACTACGCGACCGACGTTGCCTTCATTCGCGACAGCGCCTACCGCGCCATTCAATGGGGCTTGCGGGAACGGCTGCCTGACTACCGTCAGGCTTGGAACACGAATCAGCAACGGATGTCGGAAGACGCGTTCGAACTCATTTGTTCCTCGCAATTGCGTGGTGCCCAGGTATTCAAAGAGGTGTACTACCAACATCCCGAAACTGGCAGGTGGGTCGAGAACGATGTCCTCGTGTTGATTGACGACGTGCTAATTCAGCTAGAGGCAAAGGCCGGCGCCATGCCGATGCATAACCCGGCCACGAACTTTACGAATCACGTCAGGGGCGTCAAGCAGCTCGTGACTGCGGCGTACGAGCAATCGAAACGCTTCTTCGAATATGCGGCCTCAGCCGAAAGGGTCCCGCTCTTCCGTCTAAATGAGGGGAACTATGAGGAAGTTCTCCGCCTACGCCTCGCTGACTACCGCGTGTGTATTCCTGTCGGGCTTACCGTAGAGTCATTCGCGCCGTTTTCGACGATGTGCAAGGAGCTGCCCGGCATTGACCCGATATTGGGCAAGCACCCCTTCGTTTCACTGTCGATTGACGACCTCTTCGTTGTGACTAAGGTCCTGCCAGGCGCCGGCGAGTTCTTTCACTACCTGAGCGTGCGTCAGCAGGCCGCCGGCATCCGCAGGGCTATGGTCTTCGATGAACTCGACCACCTGGGGTTTTACATCAAAAAGAACCGCTTCGATTGGGACCTCATTGAGTTGAAGCGCGGCGGCGACGAACTGTTAACTACCGGCTACTCTGACGTTATCGACCGCTACTTTGTGGACGACTCGTGGGCTGACCGGCCGCGTCCTCGACAAGACGGGCCTCAAGAGTTTTGGTCGCTGTGCCAGGCCCTCGATGAGGCGCGAAAGCCTGGGTGGCTCGCTGCGCAGGCCTGTCTCCTCGACTTCGACGGGGATATGCGCACATTGGTCGCATCGAAAGTCGCTGAGCTGTCTGCGTCGCTTCAGAGAAACGCAGAGCGATGGACTATGTTCGATGTTAATAGCGAACCTGTCGTACTGTGGTTGCGCCGCGAAGACGCCGATGCGAATCTCGAGAAGCTTGCTCACGAGGCTGAGGCTTTCGCCTTGATGCAAAGCTTGCCGGTAAAAGCCTTTGTGCTGACCTACGATGTCGCGCTCAGTCTGGTTGATGCGTATCTGCAGGTCGTTGATTTTCCGGAGGTCGGGTCGCAGCGATATGCTGCAGCCGAAGCCCGGGCGGCGGAGCTGCGTCAACGGGCCCAAAACTTGAAACCCGTCCCGAATCATCCCCCGAGGTTGCCGGGACGAAATGACCATTGTTGGTGCGGAAGCGGCGTCAAATATAAAAAGTGCCACCTCGAAGAGGATAAACGCCACCAGGTGTTGTAG